Proteins encoded by one window of Lathyrus oleraceus cultivar Zhongwan6 chromosome 1, CAAS_Psat_ZW6_1.0, whole genome shotgun sequence:
- the LOC127129536 gene encoding 40S ribosomal protein S16, with protein sequence MEKLEQVQCFGRKKNAVAVTYCKRGRGLIKINGAPIELVEPEILRFKAFEPILLLGKSRFAGVDMRIRVKGGGKTSQIYAIRQSIAKALVAFYQKYVDEQSKKEIKDILVRYDRTLLVADPRRCEPKKFGGRGARARFQKSYR encoded by the coding sequence ATGGAAAAGCTCGAGCAAGTTCAATGCTTCGGCCGCAAGAAGAATGCTGTCGCCGTCACCTACTGCAAGCGCGGCCGTGGCTTAATCAAGATCAACGGCGCCCCCATCGAATTGGTCGAGCCGGAGATCCTCAGGTTCAAGGCCTTTGAACCAATCCTGTTGTTGGGAAAGAGCCGTTTCGCTGGAGTGGATATGCGAATCCGTGTCAAAGGCGGTGGTAAAACCTCTCAGATTTACGCCATCAGGCAGAGCATTGCCAAGGCGCTGGTTGCTTTCTACCAGAAGTATGTTGATGAACAGAGCAAGAAGGAGATCAAGGATATTCTTGTTCGTTATGATAGGACTTTGCTTGTTGCTGATCCTAGGCGTTGTGAGCCAAAGAAGTTTGGTGGGCGAGGTGCTCGTGCAAGGTTCCAGAAATCTTACCGCTAG